The Tepidibacter aestuarii genome contains a region encoding:
- a CDS encoding ammonium transporter, translated as MPQELKIQKHDVSSKSAPSKGILIFFLIAIVSIGLAFIPALNNNVATGIANVNVNSSHTYNSSTEYGTILNILQYGRSIHILAMLLVGFGFLMVFIRKHGFSSITATFLAVSISIPLYMLIKSFGGEHFAMSTIDIRTFLFAEFAAASLLIAIGAPLGRLKMDQYLLMGLLFIPAYIFNEWLILESGYFHGFLDTGGSVVIHAFGAYFGLGVVSNTIYKFKDEPTCESDSVSNQFCLLGSMILWIFWPSFTSAIVAPERVVLTVINTVFALCGATLATYIFSRIIRGKIEIEDIANAALAGGVAIGSLCDTTTPGYSMLIGIAAGAISTIGYSILAPKVEKLIKGTDSCGINNLHGMPGILGGITAIFVTGNTVIQLGGIITTVIIAFVSGKITGSILPLIGKKEVIYSDEDEFITNH; from the coding sequence ATGCCACAAGAACTAAAAATACAAAAACATGATGTCTCATCAAAATCAGCTCCAAGTAAAGGTATACTTATATTTTTTTTAATTGCTATAGTTTCTATCGGTCTTGCTTTTATTCCTGCATTAAATAACAATGTTGCAACTGGTATAGCTAATGTTAATGTTAACAGTAGTCATACATATAATTCTTCAACAGAATATGGAACAATCCTTAATATATTACAATATGGACGATCTATCCATATTCTTGCAATGTTATTGGTTGGTTTTGGATTTTTAATGGTTTTTATAAGAAAACACGGTTTCAGTTCTATTACAGCTACATTTTTGGCTGTTAGTATTTCAATCCCGTTGTACATGTTGATTAAAAGTTTTGGTGGTGAACATTTTGCAATGTCAACTATCGATATTAGAACTTTTTTATTTGCTGAATTCGCTGCTGCTAGCCTTTTAATCGCTATTGGTGCTCCGCTTGGTCGCCTTAAAATGGATCAATACCTATTAATGGGCTTATTATTTATACCAGCATATATATTTAATGAGTGGTTAATTCTTGAAAGTGGTTATTTTCACGGATTTCTTGATACAGGTGGTTCAGTAGTAATCCATGCATTCGGTGCATATTTTGGACTAGGTGTAGTTAGCAACACAATTTATAAATTTAAAGATGAGCCAACTTGCGAAAGTGATTCTGTAAGCAATCAATTCTGTCTTTTAGGAAGTATGATTCTTTGGATATTTTGGCCATCGTTTACCAGTGCAATTGTTGCACCTGAAAGAGTCGTTCTTACTGTAATTAACACAGTCTTTGCACTTTGCGGTGCAACTTTAGCAACTTATATTTTTTCAAGAATCATTCGTGGTAAAATAGAAATTGAAGATATTGCAAATGCTGCTTTAGCTGGTGGTGTAGCCATTGGATCATTATGTGATACTACTACACCAGGTTATTCAATGCTAATAGGAATTGCCGCAGGAGCCATTAGTACAATTGGATATAGCATACTTGCTCCAAAAGTAGAAAAACTAATCAAAGGTACAGACAGCTGTGGAATCAATAACTTGCATGGAATGCCAGGTATTTTAGGTGGTATTACTGCAATCTTTGTTACTGGAAATACAGTTATTCAATTAGGCGGGATTATAACTACAGTTATAATTGCTTTTGTTAGCGGTAAAATCACAGGTTCAATACTCCCTCTAATTGGTAAAAAAGAGGTTATCTATAGTGATGAAGATGAGTTTATAACAAATCACTAA
- a CDS encoding methylcobamide:CoM methyltransferase MtbA, giving the protein MLTPKERLYNTLKGNEVDRPPCICPGGMMNMIIEDVMDITGVTWPNAHTDAQMMADLTEGIYENKGFENFGVPFCMTVEAEAMGAKVYMGTKVNEPRVIEYPIESVTDWEKLKSINLNEGRSKVVLDAIKILKQKDKDVPIIANLTGPISLASSLMEPTIFYKQLRKKPKEAHEFMEFVTQNLIEFGRAQLEAGADVLTISDPSGTGELLGPKIFREFAVPYLNEIINSLREIKDKGTIIHICGRLKSIYNELNILNSDAISFDSITSVTKVVENVTNKVFMGNVSTFALENNTPEKLKSISNICLENGVDILSPACGIGPRTKLENIQAIVEAAKMYKK; this is encoded by the coding sequence ATGCTTACCCCAAAAGAGAGATTATATAATACATTAAAAGGAAATGAAGTTGATCGTCCACCTTGTATTTGTCCAGGCGGGATGATGAATATGATTATAGAAGATGTAATGGATATTACAGGTGTTACATGGCCTAATGCACATACTGATGCTCAAATGATGGCTGATTTAACTGAAGGGATTTATGAAAATAAAGGATTTGAAAACTTTGGAGTACCATTTTGCATGACTGTTGAAGCAGAGGCTATGGGAGCTAAAGTATATATGGGAACTAAGGTTAATGAACCAAGAGTTATAGAGTATCCTATAGAGTCTGTTACTGATTGGGAAAAATTAAAAAGTATCAACTTGAATGAAGGAAGATCTAAGGTTGTTTTGGATGCTATAAAAATATTAAAACAAAAAGATAAAGATGTACCTATAATAGCAAATTTAACAGGGCCCATAAGTTTAGCATCTTCATTAATGGAGCCAACAATATTTTATAAACAACTTAGAAAAAAACCGAAAGAAGCACATGAATTTATGGAATTTGTTACACAAAATCTTATTGAATTTGGAAGAGCTCAATTAGAAGCTGGGGCAGATGTACTAACTATTTCAGACCCTAGTGGAACAGGTGAATTATTAGGACCTAAAATATTTAGAGAATTTGCAGTTCCATATTTAAATGAAATTATTAACTCTTTAAGGGAGATTAAAGATAAAGGAACTATTATTCATATATGTGGAAGATTAAAAAGTATTTATAATGAACTTAATATTTTAAATAGTGATGCAATAAGCTTTGATTCGATTACAAGTGTTACTAAAGTAGTAGAGAATGTAACGAATAAGGTTTTTATGGGTAATGTTAGCACATTTGCTTTAGAGAATAATACTCCAGAAAAGTTAAAAAGTATTTCAAATATATGCTTAGAGAATGGAGTAGATATACTATCTCCAGCTTGTGGTATAGGTCCAAGAACTAAGCTTGAAAATATTCAAGCAATTGTTGAAGCAGCTAAAATGTATAAAAAGTAA
- a CDS encoding corrinoid protein codes for MELKEKLLKELCSCVVDMEDERVEEVAKEYVKNNFDGYEGIRDGLAVGMEEAGQLYEEEEYYIPELLICSDAMYAGIDILKSNIKVDSTNEKYKAVVGVVEGDTHDIGKNLFKIMLETAGFEVYDLGRDVPSIEFVNKAKEVGASLIGLSTLMTTTMENMEEVIELLKQENIREDVIVMVGGGAISQSYAKKIGADGYAREASKAAKLAKELVQNLKNLKSA; via the coding sequence ATGGAACTAAAAGAGAAGTTGTTAAAAGAATTATGCTCTTGTGTTGTAGATATGGAAGATGAAAGAGTAGAAGAAGTTGCTAAAGAATATGTAAAAAATAATTTTGATGGATATGAAGGAATAAGAGACGGATTAGCTGTTGGTATGGAAGAAGCTGGACAGCTGTATGAAGAGGAAGAATACTATATACCAGAGCTATTAATTTGTTCGGACGCTATGTATGCTGGGATAGACATTTTAAAATCAAATATAAAAGTGGATTCTACCAACGAAAAATATAAAGCAGTTGTAGGTGTTGTTGAAGGAGATACACACGATATCGGAAAGAACTTATTTAAGATTATGTTAGAGACTGCAGGGTTTGAAGTTTATGATTTGGGAAGAGATGTACCTTCTATAGAGTTTGTAAATAAAGCAAAAGAAGTAGGAGCAAGTTTAATTGGCCTTTCTACACTTATGACAACTACTATGGAAAATATGGAAGAAGTTATTGAGTTACTAAAACAAGAAAATATACGTGAAGATGTAATTGTTATGGTTGGTGGAGGTGCTATCTCACAAAGCTATGCTAAAAAAATTGGAGCAGATGGTTACGCTAGAGAGGCATCTAAAGCGGCTAAACTAGCAAAAGAATTAGTACAAAACCTAAAAAACTTAAAAAGTGCTTAA